The sequence AAACACAATATGTAGGCAATTAGGCGACATCGACACCTAAAATTCCATGATCCAGATCATGATTTATCGGATGGATAAAAAGAACAAATAAGAACTGCTGCCAAGCCCAATGATCTCAGTTTTAAGCCTTGACCTCGACGCGAAAGCAAGATAGCGGTGCTAAATGGAGAGACTTAACAACACAAAGGGCTATGATGCTTAAAATCAAAACCCTTTGTTTTGACGTAGAAAAAATAGATAGGCTTAACGCTTAGCCAGAGCAAGATAACTGCTTAATTGGCCCTGCGCCGATTGCTGCACTCCCATGGATGAAGCCACTTGCATGGTCGATTTGAGACCTTGCCATAATCGTTTTTGGCTGTCGCTCATGGTGGGATTACTGTTCAAATAATCCGTTAATTGACCAAACACTTTAGTCGCCTTTTGCGCCAAAACGGGCGAATGGGCATCATCCATATTTTTTAGCACATTTTTCGCATCAACTAAGGTACTAATCATCGGGCTGTTTGGCGACTTTTCAGCCAAGGACTTTAGCTCATCATCGATAAAATCCTGCAAAGACTGCTTATTGGGGTTTTGACTCGGCACAGTAATGCCGTTTTGCGAAAGGCGTTCAACTTGGGCATCAGAAAGAATGCCGTCCTTTTGAAGCCGCGACACTAGCGCAGGAATATCCGCCACACTAAATTTGCCATCGGCAAAAAAGTCCTTCGACATGGCCTGAATTTTTTGTGCCCGCACTGCCCGAGGTGACAGCGCAATCTCATCACTCGGTTTAGTGTCAGTCTTTGAGGGTTCCTTTGTGGATGAGTTTGCATCCGTGCTCGACTCGGTTTTACCTGTATCCGTCTTCTTGCTATTAAGGCCATAGGCTTCAGCAGCATTGTTGCGATTAAGATTAAGGGTATTTAAGAGAGAATTCATCGTCAATAATTCGGCGTCTAATACTGAGTGGCGTTTATAAAGCAAAAACTAAGCCAATCAAGCAGTAGCTAGCTTTATACTTTGTGATTCTCAGATGAACTCATCCTGCCATATTTAATCTTTCCAAATCGCGGCTTCAATCAAATGTGCCACTTTTGCCACGGCGGCCTCTCCTGCTGCGATGGCTTCGTCAGCTCGGTGAAATTCCATTGTGCCGATATTCGCGACTTCAGGTACAATGCAGATATCAGGCGGATCCCCCATTAAACGCGCACGTTTATGCCGCTGTTCTAAAATCCCCATCGACTGTGACATTACCGCAATCATGCCTGGGTTAGATTTGGTCCCGAGGGAAAACTTGTCGGTTAAGTTACTGACATATTCCCGCCCTCGGGCGAATAAATCCATAAAGCCGGTTTCTTGGCGCGCGGGCATCTCCGTGTCTTCTTTTGTTGCCCGGTGGCTGGTCATATTGACAGGTAAAACCTGTAATCGACCAGAGTGAAAACCATGCAAATCAACAGCAATCACAATATCAACACCCATTGCTCGGCTCACTGAAACGGGAACAGGGTTAACCACTGCGCCATCAACTAACCAACGTTCACCTTGGCGAACTGGCGCTAATATTCCTGGCATAGAGCAAGAAGCCCGAACAGCTTGGCGTAAGTCACCATGACGGAACCAGATTTCCTGTCCGGAATAAAGATCAGTGGCAATTGCAGCAAAGGGATATTCTAAATCCTCAATATTGACATCACCAATGCGCGACTGCAGTACATCGAACACTTTTTCACCGCCAATCAGTCCACCTTTACGCCAACGAATATCCATCAGCCCCAATACATCCCAACTGGAGAAACTGCGCACCCACTCTTCAAGCTCGGCTAAATGATTATGAGCATAAGCAGCGCCCACCAAAGCACCGACAGAGCAACCTGCCACCTTATCAGGTTTAATTCCCATCGCCGCAAGTCCGTTTAGCACACCAATATGCGCCCAACCTTTTGCAGCGCCACTGCCTAATGCGATGCCGATTGTCGGATTAGTCCCCTTGCCCATTATAATTTCCCTTAATAAATCGATGATTGGAAGAAACTAAGTACTTTCCAGAGTGCAGGAAGGCATTAGACAACACTATCCATTATTATTACTAGGACGTATTGACGTTTATAGGGTATTTTTACAGCGATTTGGCTTTAGCGTTTATGTAAGTAAAAGTCAGTGCTGTGTGGTTATTCGACATCAACGAACGATAAGATAACACTGTAAAACGCCCCAAAAACCAGTTCGAAGGGTTCATCTGTCAATTCTCTCTTTCACGACAACAGCTCGCCATAGGATTGCAATAGCGACATGTCACTCATCGTTTTGCGAGCATGCACTTGTCTTAACGCACGCAACCGAATCTGGAAATATCAACACGCCCTAGTGATTACCTTCATTTATACATTTAACGATCAGCATTGAAAATCATGGTTCAATGACAACAAGGTCACTTGTTATCCTCTCAGTGCAGAGTCAATTCAGTTAAAGATGATCTCAAGGACAAATACATCGATTGATGCATGCCACACAAATATGCGGCTATTTAGATGATTCCGTAAGATAATGCCTGATCAAGATAGCTGACCATAGTGATTTAGCGCTATAATCTGCCCTCACTCAGATTTAGGGGATATACCTTTGCAGTTTACTGATTTTTCTCTGGACCAGCGTCTGTTACAAAGCTTAAAGCATATGGGGATTGCAACCCCAACCGCCATCCAGGAACAAGCCTTACCTATCGCCTTGGCAGGTAAAGATTTAATGGCATCGTCAAAGACCGGGTCAGGTAAGACCTTGGCGTTTTTGCTGCCCGCATTGCAAAGGGTTATCTCCACCCGCGCCCTCAGTAAGCGCGATCCTAGAGTATTAATTTTATTACCGACCCGCGAATTGGCCCATCAGGTTTATAGCCAGTTACGTCTACTGGTTGCTAACACCCAATATAAGGCAATTAGTGTATTGGGTGGCGAAAACTTTAACGATCAAGCCAAAGCGCTAGCAAAAGAGCCGCATTTTATTGTGGCAACGCCAGGGCGAATCGCCGATCACTTAGAACAAAAAAATTTATTTCTCAATGGATTAGAACTATTAATCCTCGATGAAGCCGACCGCATGTTGGATTTAGGCTTTGCGCCACAGTTAAAAGCTATCAACGAGGCAGCCGATCATAAACGTCGTCAGACCTTAATGTTCTCAGCAACGTTAGATCATAGTGAAATCAATGAGATTGCGGCAGCGTTACTCAAGAATCCATTACATGTTGCGATTGGCACTGCTCACGCTGAACATCAGGATATTTCGCAGCGGATTT comes from Shewanella oneidensis MR-1 and encodes:
- the rssA gene encoding patatin-like phospholipase RssA, whose protein sequence is MGKGTNPTIGIALGSGAAKGWAHIGVLNGLAAMGIKPDKVAGCSVGALVGAAYAHNHLAELEEWVRSFSSWDVLGLMDIRWRKGGLIGGEKVFDVLQSRIGDVNIEDLEYPFAAIATDLYSGQEIWFRHGDLRQAVRASCSMPGILAPVRQGERWLVDGAVVNPVPVSVSRAMGVDIVIAVDLHGFHSGRLQVLPVNMTSHRATKEDTEMPARQETGFMDLFARGREYVSNLTDKFSLGTKSNPGMIAVMSQSMGILEQRHKRARLMGDPPDICIVPEVANIGTMEFHRADEAIAAGEAAVAKVAHLIEAAIWKD